Proteins from one Fragaria vesca subsp. vesca linkage group LG6, FraVesHawaii_1.0, whole genome shotgun sequence genomic window:
- the LOC101315169 gene encoding aspartic proteinase-like protein 1-like has translation MAAHRSLLLFLLPLLASALLRNAAAITLSSRLIHRFSDEAKALKASRATAGDAKWPARWPQRNSMDYYHLLVHSDFQRQKMKLGGAASSRNRRFQFLFPSEGSNTASFGNDFGWLHYTWIDIGTPNASFLVALDTGSDLLWVPCDCLQCAPLSAAHYSTLDRDLNEYSPAGSSTSKHVSCSHELCTAGPNCKGPKQPCPYTIEYLSENTSSSGLLVEDILHLVAGGTDVSNNSIRAPVIVGCGMRQSGEYLDGIAPDGLMGLGLGEISIPSFLAKAGLITNSFSMCVDEEGSGRIFFGDQGPSTQQSTSFLPSNGNYETYIVGVEACCIGNSCLKQTSFRALVDSGTSFTFLPEEVYDKIVVEFDKRVNATITSYEGSPWKYCYKTSSQDLLKVPSVTLMFLANNSFVVHDPIFPMYGNQGLDGICLAIQPADGDIGTIGQNFMTGYRTVFDRENMKLGWSHSKCQDLGDAKSMPLTPSPKGTPPIPLPTTEQQSTPGGFAPAVAGRAPPKASAASSRSRFCLLRWLALLVLFHIVFVF, from the exons ATGGCGGCTCATCGATCTCTCCTCCTCTTCCTACTCCCGCTCCTCGCCTCCGCGCTCCTCCGCAATGCGGCGGCGATTACGCTCTCCTCGCGCCTCATTCACCGCTTCTCCGACGAGGCCAAGGCTCTCAAGGCCTCCCGCGCCACCGCCGGCGACGCCAAGTGGCCTGCTCGCTGGCCGCAGAGAAACTCCATGGACTACTACCACCTCCTCGTCCACAGCGACTTCCAGCGCCAGAAGATGAAGCTCGGCGGCGCCGCCTCCTCTCGTAATCGTCGGTTTCAGTTCCTCTTCCCCTCCGAAGGCAGCAACACGGCGTCGTTTGGCAATGACTTCGGCTG GTTGCATTATACGTGGATCGATATCGGAACGCCGAATGCTTCGTTTCTGGTGGCATTGGATACCGGAAGTGATCTGCTTTGGGTTCCATGTGATTGCCTACAGTGCGCTCCTCTATCAGCCGCTCACTATAGTACTCTG GATAGAGATTTGAACGAGTATAGTCCGGCTGGGTCAAGCACCAGCAAGCATGTATCTTGCAGCCATGAGTTATGTACGGCTGGTCCAAACTGTAAGGGCCCCAAGCAGCCATGCCCTTACACTATTGAATACTTATCGGAAAACACATCGAGTTCTGGGTTACTTGTGGAGGATATATTACATCTTGTAGCAGGGGGTACTGATGTATCAAACAATTCTATTCGGGCACCTGTGATCGTAGG ATGTGGTATGAGGCAAAGTGGTGAATATCTGGATGGCATTGCACCTGATGGTCTTATGGGTTTAGGACTTGGAGAGATCTCAATTCCTAGTTTCCTTGCTAAAGCAGGATTGATCACAAACTCTTTCTCGATGTGTGTTGATGAGGAAGGTTCTGGGAGAATATTTTTTGGTGACCAGGGACCAAGTACTCAACAATCTACATCCTTCCTGCCCTCAAACGGAAATTA TGAAACCTACATCGTTGGTGTGGAAGCATGTTGTATTGGAAATTCATGTCTTAAGCAGACAAGCTTCAGGGCGTTGGTTGATAGTGGGACATCATTTACATTTCTTCCAGAAGAAGTGTACGATAAAATTGTAGTGGAG TTTGATAAGCGAGTGAACGCGACAATCACAAGTTATGAAGGATCTCCTTGGAAGTACTGCTATAAGACCAG TTCTCAAGATTTGCTAAAAGTGCCTTCTGTCACGCTTATGTTCCTGGCAAACAACAGTTTTGTGGTTCATGATCCCATTTTTCCAATGTATGGTAATCAG GGACTTGACGGAATTTGTTTAGCCATACAGCCAGCAGATGGTGATATTGGGACGATTGGAC AGAACTTCATGACCGGATACCGGACAGTATTTGATAGGGAGAATATGAAGCTAGGTTGGTCTCACTCAAAAT GTCAAGATCTTGGTGATGCTAAGAGTATGCCCCTAACACCTTCTCCAAAGGGCACCCCGCCAATTCCATTGCCAACGACTGAGCAGCAGAGCACTCCTGGTGGGTTTGCTCCTGCTGTTGCTGGAAGAGCTCCGCCAAAAGCATCAGCTGCATCTAGTCGGTCAAGGTTTTGTTTGTTGAGATGGTTGGCACTACTGGTATTATTTCATATCGTCTTTGTCTTCTAG